In Brassica napus cultivar Da-Ae chromosome C2, Da-Ae, whole genome shotgun sequence, the sequence TAATTCTTTTGAAATTCTTAGTAAATCTTAAATTATTTACGTTATCCAAGATTTACAGTTCATTTTAATGAtattctatataatttttttattaaaacacggatataataaatctaaaacccaaaaaaaaaacagttttaaaactCATTTTCAGTCTTCCAAAATTTTTAGTAAATCTTACACTATTTACATTACCTAAGATGTACAGTTCATTTTAATGATATTCtagataaatttattttaaaaaaaaacagatataataaatctaaaacccagaaaaaatagtttcaaactcGTTTTCAATCTTCCAAAATTCTCAATAAATCTTACATTATTTACATTTCCCAAGATGTACAAttcattttaatgatattttagataattttttttaaaacggatataataaatctaaaacccaaaaaaaaataattttaaaactcgTTTCAATCTTccaaaattattagtaaatctTACATTATTTACATAACCCAAGATGTACAATTCATTTTAATGATATTCTAGataatttttgaaaacatatataataaatctaCAACCcagaaaaatagtttcaaaactcgttttcaattttttgaaattctcAGTAAATCTTACATTATGTACATTACCCAAGATGAACAATTCATTTTAAAGATattctagatattttttttaaacagatataataaatctataaaaaaacaGCTTTAAAACTTGTTTTCAATCTTCTGAAATTCTCAGCAaatcttttattatttacattattttaatatattttgaaatttaaagctattttataacaaatttcataaaaatgaaCATATATTAAATGTTGTATAAAGTTTCggttaacaaaaagaaaaatgtcaCATTAAGAACTGAGAAAAAAAAGGAGGTCACGTTGAAGAAGACAAAAATGAGGTTTCTGGTTAAAGTTTATCGTGGGACCCAACtgatttttgatataaatttgattCATGGTTAATGAGGTGTcagatttataataaaaaattagaaggCTAGTTTGGGAATCATAAAGAGAGAAGGGCAGTGAGAAAAAAGGAGGGATGAGgagaatagttttttttcaatAGGGGTATATTGAGTTACACTCCAATGTGAGGAGATATTAGAAAAGTCATGTGAATATGATTTCACCTTTCCTTTTTATAATTggataaaaaatgatttttaacataaaaaccCTTCAAGTAAGTTTTATTCTGACAAAAACCCCTCAATTAAGAATGTAACAGAAAAACCTCTCAAgttatgtattttaataatttggCCCCTCCGTCAACTGTGTCGTTAAAAGTCATAGTTTGTCGTTACGTATAAAACGTTGTGTTTCATTtattacaagaaaacaacatgaATTATAGAGAAAAACGACAAGCATCTCTCTTGAATGGCACGGtatctgttttatttttattaggtccaattaaaaaccaaaccattaaaccctaattttttaGAGATGAAGAACACAATCCTCAGAATCATCTAATATATGGTTTATGGGCTTTCTCGACACAGATTGAGAGATATCAGAAGATTCAGAGACAGATTTCGTGGTTTGTGGTTAAGTTTCAAGTTTGTGGTTTTTTAGTTTCAGAGCATTGCTTATTTCGAAACAGAAAacgtgagtgagagagagacagagacagagagagTGTGAGAGAGATAGATTGAGTGTGACAGGAGCTTCTTAGATGACGAGGTAACTATTTGTGTTCTTAATTTTGAGTTTGGTTTCGACTTGTGTTAACAAAAATCGGTTCTTCATTCTTCACAGGACACTTTACATCCGGTTACATGCTGGAGGATATTGGGCAGCTGATGGATCGtataatggtggggaaacaaGATGCTCAAAGTTGATTTTGAAAACCCAAATTTGAAGATGTTGTTAGATATGTTGTCGAGTGGTGGATTTCCAGAGAATATGAGTAAGCTCTCATACTTCCCATCTGGTGTTGTTGATCAGAACAAGAAGGATTTATGCTCTGATATTGATGTTGCGGAGATGTTAACCTTCTCATCTGAGCTGGAAAGCATGAATCTATATGTTGTAAGGGCTGATGATCCCTTCTTAGATGATGTTCTCGttggaggagatgaagaagaagaagaaccagagAGTGATGGTGAATGGGCAGATTTTTACAAAGATGATTATGTTGATAGTGATGATTCTGATGATGAAGGCGGTAAGATTGAGTTTTTTGTGGGGCAAACATTTGTTTCAAAGGAAAAGTGCAGAGAGACAATAGAGAAATATGCAGTGAAAGAGAAGGTTAACATCCAGTTTCAGAGATCCGAAAGGAAGAAAGTAGCAGTGGTTTGTGTGGCTGAGAACTGTCAATGGAGATTGTATGCTTCAATCAATAGTAAGTCTGATAATATGGTGGTCAGATCTTACATAGGAAACCATAGTTGTTATCCTAGTGGAGTTGTCAAGCTTTACACTGCTCCCAAGATAGCTGCTGATTTTCTGAACGAGTTTAGGACTAATCTGAAACTGAAAGCTGAGCATATAATGCAGAGACTGGCACTCAAAGGTCTTCGGGTTACTAAGACTAAATGTCAGAGTGCAAGGCAAATAATGTTGCACATTATAAGTGATGAGTATGCTGAGCAATTTACAAGGATGTATGATTATGttgaagaattgaagaagacaAATCCTGGTTCAACATTTATTTTAGGTACAAAAGAGAGAGTGTTTGAGAAGTTTTATACTTGCTTTCAAGCGCAAAAGATTGGTTGGAAGAGTGCTTGCCGCCGTATAATACATTTAGATGGAACGTTTCTGAAAGGCCACATGAAAGGACAATTACTTACTGCTGTGGGAAGAGATCCTAACAATCAAATGTATATCATTGCTTGGGCTATCGTTCCAGTGGAGAATAAGGTATATTGGGAGTGGTTTATGGAATTGCTGCGAGAGGATTTGGGTTTGGAGCTTGGAAATGCTCTAGCGTTGTCTTCTGATCATCAAAAAGGATTGATATATGCCATTAAGAATGTGCTCCCATATGCAGAACACAAGATGTGTGCTAGACATATTTTCGCAAACTTGAAGAAAAGACATGGTCAATTAGATCAGTTGCATAAGCTCTTCTGGAAGTGTGCAAGATCTTATAATAAGCATGTTTTCGACAGGAATTTAGAGAAGATGAAATCAGTC encodes:
- the LOC106426549 gene encoding uncharacterized protein LOC106426549 produces the protein MLKVDFENPNLKMLLDMLSSGGFPENMSKLSYFPSGVVDQNKKDLCSDIDVAEMLTFSSELESMNLYVVRADDPFLDDVLVGGDEEEEEPESDGEWADFYKDDYVDSDDSDDEGGKIEFFVGQTFVSKEKCRETIEKYAVKEKVNIQFQRSERKKVAVVCVAENCQWRLYASINSKSDNMVVRSYIGNHSCYPSGVVKLYTAPKIAADFLNEFRTNLKLKAEHIMQRLALKGLRVTKTKCQSARQIMLHIISDEYAEQFTRMYDYVEELKKTNPGSTFILGTKERVFEKFYTCFQAQKIGWKSACRRIIHLDGTFLKGHMKGQLLTAVGRDPNNQMYIIAWAIVPVENKVYWEWFMELLREDLGLELGNALALSSDHQKGLIYAIKNVLPYAEHKMCARHIFANLKKRHGQLDQLHKLFWKCARSYNKHVFDRNLEKMKSVKVEAYEEVKRSVTSNWSRYESLYILFAFVAVFLSTFLCLNAEHFSVMLQSHLPLKTTLVSPTTPF